From a region of the Bacillus oleivorans genome:
- the ysxE gene encoding spore coat protein YsxE — protein MSETDALTTVKPILSQYGMRPHYVEKIGSAYKIYSNLGTFALKEASPYKGMNFVRNIHLLFQKGYNRIVPIYPTPDGRYAVLYQNRLFYLMPWVANEHTEDRSSKQKQLFRELARLHTLSLKEVELTEEDTANHYEETKAAWEKESLMLDEIIEACEQKWYMSPFELMFCTYYHNVKQALQFAIRKLDDWYEKAKDSKKMRMVIVHGKVAPDHFLFDERGYGYFINFEESRYAAPHHDLLPYVARECEGQPKQNEDIVEWIYTYTNHFALRDPEIDLLISYLAYPLPIIQVLEKYYKSTSKFNQYKAVRELQQKFWILKNTEYIVMRMDEIEKQKKQAKEGAQTEG, from the coding sequence ATGTCCGAAACGGATGCCCTCACTACGGTTAAGCCAATTCTAAGTCAATATGGAATGAGGCCGCATTATGTTGAAAAGATTGGCTCAGCCTACAAAATATATTCAAATCTGGGGACATTCGCCTTAAAAGAGGCAAGTCCTTATAAAGGCATGAATTTTGTCCGAAACATTCATTTGCTTTTTCAAAAGGGTTATAACCGGATTGTCCCCATATATCCTACCCCAGATGGGCGTTATGCAGTACTTTACCAAAACCGTCTGTTTTATTTAATGCCTTGGGTCGCCAATGAACATACAGAAGACCGGAGTAGCAAACAAAAGCAATTGTTTCGGGAGTTAGCCCGGCTGCACACCTTATCATTAAAAGAAGTCGAATTGACAGAAGAGGATACGGCAAATCATTATGAAGAGACAAAAGCGGCTTGGGAGAAAGAATCACTGATGTTAGATGAGATCATTGAAGCTTGTGAACAGAAGTGGTATATGTCCCCATTTGAATTAATGTTTTGTACGTATTATCACAATGTAAAACAAGCCCTTCAATTCGCAATTCGAAAACTCGACGATTGGTATGAAAAAGCAAAGGATTCGAAAAAGATGAGAATGGTCATTGTTCATGGGAAGGTAGCACCTGATCATTTCCTATTTGATGAAAGAGGCTATGGTTATTTTATTAACTTTGAAGAATCCCGTTATGCGGCTCCTCACCATGACCTCCTGCCATATGTAGCACGGGAGTGTGAGGGACAGCCGAAACAGAATGAAGATATCGTGGAATGGATTTATACGTATACAAATCATTTTGCCCTAAGAGACCCAGAAATTGATCTTTTAATCAGCTACCTGGCCTATCCGCTTCCAATCATCCAGGTGCTTGAGAAATACTATAAAAGTACCTCAAAATTTAACCAATATAAAGCTGTCAGGGAACTGCAGCAAAAATTTTGGATCCTAAAAAATACAGAGTATATTGTGATGAGAATGGATGAAATAGAAAAGCAGAAAAAGCAAGCAAAAGAAGGAGCCCAGACGGAAGGTTAA
- the hemB gene encoding porphobilinogen synthase — MHDLDFRRHRRLRQSDGIRNMVRETRLSPSDLMYPLFVVEGEGIKNEISSMPGVFQLSLDYLKEEMEEVVSLGIPSVILFGVPSHKDPVGSEAYNDEGIVQKATRLIKKHFPELVVVVDNCLCQYTDHGHCGVLRDGQVDNDPSLELLTKTAVSQAKAGADIIAPSNMMDGFVAAIRQGLDQAGFSHVPIMSYGVKYASAFYGPFRDAAHSTPQFGDRKTYQMDPANRLEAMKEALTDMEEGADFLIIKPALSYLDIIREVRNEIFVPIVAYNVSGEYAMVKAAAQNGWIDEKKTVLEMFTSMKRAGANIIMTYHAKEAARWMKEEL; from the coding sequence ATGCATGATTTAGATTTTAGACGCCATCGCCGTCTGCGACAATCTGATGGAATCCGTAATATGGTTAGAGAAACTAGACTTTCTCCAAGTGATTTAATGTATCCGCTGTTTGTTGTTGAAGGGGAAGGAATTAAAAATGAAATTTCGTCGATGCCGGGTGTCTTCCAACTCTCTCTTGATTATCTAAAAGAAGAAATGGAAGAAGTAGTTTCCCTAGGAATCCCTTCCGTTATTTTGTTCGGGGTACCGTCTCATAAAGACCCGGTTGGTTCAGAAGCATACAACGATGAAGGAATTGTCCAAAAAGCAACCAGATTAATCAAGAAACATTTCCCGGAACTTGTTGTTGTCGTAGATAATTGCCTGTGCCAATATACGGATCATGGTCATTGCGGAGTTCTTAGAGATGGTCAAGTCGATAATGATCCATCTTTAGAACTGTTAACCAAAACGGCTGTCAGCCAGGCAAAAGCAGGCGCTGATATTATTGCACCATCTAATATGATGGATGGATTTGTTGCAGCAATTCGCCAAGGTTTAGATCAAGCTGGATTCTCTCATGTTCCGATTATGTCATACGGGGTGAAATATGCTTCCGCTTTTTATGGCCCATTCCGAGATGCTGCTCATAGTACTCCTCAATTTGGGGATCGCAAGACGTATCAAATGGACCCAGCCAATCGCTTAGAGGCGATGAAAGAAGCTCTAACTGATATGGAGGAAGGAGCCGATTTCCTTATTATCAAACCTGCTCTATCCTATTTAGATATTATTCGGGAAGTACGAAATGAGATTTTCGTACCGATTGTTGCTTACAATGTCAGCGGTGAATACGCAATGGTTAAAGCAGCGGCTCAAAATGGCTGGATTGATGAGAAGAAGACTGTACTTGAAATGTTTACAAGCATGAAACGTGCTGGAGCGAACATTATCATGACCTACCATGCAAAAGAAGCAGCCAGATGGATGAAAGAAGAACTTTAA
- the hemL gene encoding glutamate-1-semialdehyde 2,1-aminomutase, with product MRSYERSKEAYKQALELMPGGVNSPVRAFKSVDMDPIFMERGKGSKIYDIDGNEYIDYVLSWGPLILGHANDTVVEAIKKVAESGTSFGAPTLVENKLAELVKERVPSIEIIRMVSSGTEATMSALRLARGYTGRNKILKFEGSYHGHGDSLLIKAGSGVATLGLPDSPGVPESIAKNTITVPYNDIENTKLVFEKFGDDIACVIVEPVAGNMGVVPPVPGFLETLREITDQYGALLIFDEVMTGFRVGYNCAQGYYGITPDLTCLGKVIGGGLPVGAFGGKAEIMKQIAPSGPIYQAGTLSGNPLAMTAGYETLRQLTPETYNDFVNKGDRLETGIKQAAEKYNIPLCVNRAGSMIGFFFTNEKVINYDTAKTSNLEFFASYYREMANEGIFLPPSQFEGLFLSTTHTDEDIEKTIQAIEKAFASLV from the coding sequence ATGAGATCCTACGAACGTTCAAAGGAAGCATATAAACAGGCGCTCGAATTAATGCCGGGCGGGGTTAATAGCCCGGTCCGAGCCTTTAAATCTGTGGATATGGACCCGATTTTTATGGAAAGAGGGAAAGGGTCAAAGATTTATGACATTGATGGCAATGAGTATATTGATTATGTTCTTTCTTGGGGACCGCTTATCCTCGGCCATGCCAATGATACAGTGGTAGAAGCGATCAAAAAAGTCGCTGAATCCGGTACAAGTTTTGGGGCGCCGACACTGGTTGAAAATAAATTAGCTGAGCTCGTAAAAGAAAGAGTTCCTTCTATTGAAATTATTCGGATGGTGTCATCAGGAACTGAGGCAACTATGAGCGCTCTTCGCTTAGCGCGAGGCTATACAGGCAGAAATAAGATTTTGAAATTTGAAGGCAGCTACCATGGGCATGGAGATTCTCTTTTAATTAAAGCCGGTTCAGGTGTCGCAACTCTTGGTCTCCCTGACAGTCCAGGCGTACCTGAAAGTATTGCCAAAAATACAATTACTGTTCCTTATAACGACATCGAAAACACTAAATTAGTATTTGAAAAATTCGGTGATGATATAGCTTGTGTGATTGTCGAACCAGTCGCTGGGAATATGGGAGTCGTTCCGCCAGTCCCAGGATTTCTTGAAACACTCCGCGAAATTACCGATCAATATGGAGCTCTATTAATTTTTGATGAAGTGATGACAGGCTTTAGGGTTGGCTATAACTGTGCCCAGGGGTATTATGGCATTACTCCAGACCTAACTTGTCTTGGTAAAGTAATTGGCGGCGGACTGCCTGTAGGAGCATTTGGCGGAAAGGCAGAAATTATGAAGCAAATAGCACCGTCTGGTCCGATTTATCAGGCTGGTACGTTATCAGGAAACCCATTAGCGATGACAGCCGGATATGAAACATTACGTCAATTAACACCAGAAACCTATAATGATTTTGTAAATAAAGGCGACCGCCTCGAAACTGGTATTAAACAAGCAGCTGAAAAATACAATATTCCACTATGTGTGAATCGGGCGGGTTCAATGATCGGTTTCTTTTTTACTAATGAAAAGGTCATCAATTATGACACAGCTAAAACTTCTAACTTGGAGTTTTTTGCTTCCTATTATAGAGAAATGGCAAACGAAGGAATCTTTTTGCCTCCTTCTCAATTTGAAGGGTTGTTCTTATCGACAACTCATACAGATGAAGATATTGAGAAAACGATTCAAGCGATTGAGAAAGCTTTTGCGTCCCTTGTATAA
- a CDS encoding uroporphyrinogen-III synthase, producing the protein MYSDQPLKGYHVLFPRGGEAAKKFAHSVEQAGGVPYIAPLIDFQPIDFSILHESYNWIIFTSQNAVTYFFEKVKAESLSAKIAAVGKKTAAAVEKRGLSVQFTPSVYVADVFVQEFAGVMQGMDRILLPRGNLAGPTIKNELTAKGAFVEDPIVYETYFPEKSRELLSELLEQRIQNFIIAFTSPSTVQHFMDVYLMKKGRIEEKAFIYAVIGSSTRKALKAYGIEADIIPEQYTFDDLFQAIVKYIKSGGCINA; encoded by the coding sequence ATGTATTCGGATCAGCCTTTAAAAGGGTATCATGTCTTATTTCCAAGAGGCGGAGAGGCTGCTAAGAAGTTTGCCCATTCGGTTGAACAAGCTGGAGGGGTACCATATATTGCTCCACTGATAGATTTTCAGCCTATTGATTTTTCTATCTTACATGAAAGCTATAATTGGATTATTTTCACTAGTCAAAATGCGGTTACCTATTTTTTTGAGAAAGTAAAAGCTGAGAGTCTTTCAGCTAAAATTGCTGCGGTCGGAAAAAAAACGGCAGCAGCAGTCGAAAAGAGAGGACTGTCTGTTCAATTTACTCCCAGTGTTTATGTAGCGGATGTCTTTGTGCAGGAATTTGCTGGAGTTATGCAAGGCATGGATAGAATCCTTTTACCAAGAGGAAACCTGGCAGGGCCAACTATTAAAAATGAATTAACAGCCAAAGGGGCCTTCGTTGAAGATCCGATTGTATATGAAACCTACTTTCCAGAAAAAAGCCGGGAACTGCTAAGCGAGCTTTTAGAACAAAGAATACAAAACTTTATCATTGCTTTTACAAGTCCTTCGACCGTACAGCATTTTATGGATGTCTATTTAATGAAAAAAGGTAGGATTGAAGAAAAAGCATTTATCTACGCAGTAATCGGTTCTTCTACCCGGAAAGCATTAAAAGCATACGGAATCGAGGCAGATATTATACCAGAGCAATATACGTTCGACGATTTGTTTCAAGCGATTGTAAAATATATTAAATCAGGAGGTTGTATAAATGCATGA
- the spoVID gene encoding stage VI sporulation protein D, with translation MTQGNTSYLRFSLEESVWFRKGQEVAELLSISLEPNVTIQEKELYVAIRGSLELTGEYRQVEKHEENEEDELTSGRYVRVSESSDEDCYVFQHYFPVDITIPTNRVNSLHELDVNVDSFDYVLPENNCLKLSADLTVTGVRGHEETSELDEDQNENLTEEEETEEAQEENVLLYRSTEDDELDEDDEEYTYVDESEDQEESYSFSAEARKPYEPAEEEEAVPIHIAYQANKFPSFPAVDETDKINVRGENDDSPISKEEEDGFVENLFESSSSQQAGEYQGAEEQAELEVEAEEDKKNVKMQTLKQKTAKGKGISLAEFFARKTEEEASARMKIYFVQQGESVEQIAERYEISVQQLLKVNQLEAHEEIHDGQVLYIPEVRKPVIHKK, from the coding sequence TTGACTCAAGGAAATACTTCATATTTACGATTTTCCTTAGAGGAGTCTGTCTGGTTTCGAAAGGGACAGGAAGTAGCAGAGCTTCTATCTATTTCGCTTGAACCAAATGTGACAATTCAGGAGAAGGAACTATATGTAGCGATTCGTGGCTCCTTAGAATTAACGGGTGAATATAGACAAGTGGAAAAGCATGAGGAGAACGAAGAGGATGAATTGACGTCCGGAAGATATGTGCGGGTAAGTGAGTCGAGTGATGAAGATTGTTACGTATTTCAGCATTATTTCCCTGTGGACATTACGATTCCGACGAACAGGGTCAATAGTCTGCATGAATTAGATGTCAATGTGGATAGTTTTGACTATGTTCTCCCAGAAAATAACTGTCTGAAGCTTTCGGCAGACTTGACAGTTACGGGGGTAAGAGGACACGAAGAAACATCCGAATTAGATGAAGATCAAAATGAAAATCTAACTGAGGAAGAAGAAACAGAAGAAGCACAAGAAGAAAACGTACTGCTATACCGTTCCACAGAAGATGACGAGCTAGATGAAGACGATGAAGAGTATACGTATGTAGATGAATCGGAGGATCAAGAAGAAAGCTATTCATTTTCGGCAGAAGCAAGAAAACCTTATGAACCGGCTGAAGAAGAAGAGGCTGTTCCGATTCATATTGCATATCAGGCAAATAAGTTTCCGTCTTTCCCTGCCGTCGACGAAACAGACAAAATAAATGTTAGAGGGGAAAACGATGATTCTCCTATTTCAAAAGAGGAAGAAGACGGATTTGTTGAAAATCTCTTTGAATCCTCCTCATCACAGCAAGCTGGAGAGTACCAGGGAGCAGAAGAACAGGCCGAACTAGAAGTAGAGGCAGAAGAAGATAAGAAAAATGTTAAGATGCAAACCCTGAAACAGAAAACGGCCAAAGGAAAAGGGATCTCGCTTGCAGAGTTTTTTGCTAGAAAAACAGAAGAAGAAGCATCGGCCAGAATGAAGATTTACTTCGTCCAGCAGGGAGAAAGTGTCGAGCAGATTGCTGAGCGCTATGAAATCAGTGTGCAGCAGCTCTTAAAGGTTAATCAGTTAGAGGCACACGAAGAGATTCATGACGGGCAGGTCTTATATATTCCTGAGGTAAGGAAACCAGTGATTCATAAAAAATAG